The following DNA comes from Phytohabitans rumicis.
GCGCTTGCGCCGAGGAACTCCCCGACCAGTTCTTGCTGCATCTCCGCGGCCGCGGCCTGCTCCGGGTTGCGTCCGGCCTCGTCCGAACGTCGCGCCGCGATGCCGGCGGCACTCAGGTGCGGCACCGGAACGACGGCGAGGTCCCGGTGGACGACCGGCCCCCGCCACGAATCCCGGAAAGTCTGGGCGACCTGCCGGGACACCGAGTCGGCGCCGAGGGAAGAGGAATCGATGTGCAGTAGGTAAGACATGAGGTGGCTCCAAAACTTATCTCTTGTGCGTAACGCCATCATGCGACAGCATGGAGACCTCTACAAAAAGGCACATTCGTGTCCGTACCGAAAGGGCATGTGCGCCATGGACGCCGCTGCTGTACCCGCGACCGCGATGCCGGTGGGGCCGTGCGCTCGAATCCCGGCAGAGCACTCCGGCTTCATCCGCGAGATCCTCGACCGCGTCGGCGACAAGTGGACCCTGCTCGTGATCGCCACGCTGCAACGCGGGGTGCGGCGCTACTCCGATCTGCAACAGACCGTGCCAGGCATCTCCCAACGCATGCTCACCCTCACACTGCGACAGCTGGTGCACGACGGCCTGGTCACCCGAACCGCGTACGCCGAGGTGCCGCCACGCGTCGAGTACGCCCTCACGCCTCTGGGCATCAGCCTGCTCGACATCGTCGGTTCCGTGATCGACTGGGCCTCGGCCCACCATGACCAGATCCGCGAAAACCGCACTCGCTTCGGTCACGGTCACGGTCCAACGAAACCGGCACCGACAGGCTGACCATCCCGAGTGCCCTCCTCTCGCCGGTGGACTCGTTCTGGCGCACGGTGTCGTTGACCCGCGTCTGCAGGTTCAGCGCCGCTGGGTCCGGGATCTCGTCCGCGGTGACCACCCATGGGCCGAGCGGGGTGAAGGTCTCGAACGACTTGCGGGTCGAGCGGTCCTCGGTCGAGCGCACCGTCATGTCGAGCCCGCAGGTGTAACCGAAGACGTGGTCCAGAGCGTTCTCGACGCTGACGTGCCGGGCGGTACGGCCAATGACGACCGACCGCCACATCGAGGACCACTCCCGAGCGGCCGCAACTCGACTTCGAAAGGTCGATCCCGAGCAGGGTCGACGGTCTGGTCCCCGGCGCTGAACCGCTCGACCCGCAGTGCCCCCGACGGCCAGGAGGCGCACCGCCACTCCACCGCGTCGAGCAGACCGGCAGGCCCGCAGCAGTACACCAGCGTGTCGGGCTCGGGATCGCCCAGGATCGCGGCGACGTCCAGCAGACCGCCATCGTCCTCCGGCGCGACCTGCACCTTCGCGCAGAAGTCGCGCAGCTCGTCCAGGAACGCCATCGAACCCCTACGGGTTGGACGTGCCCGACCCGAGCACGTCAGCGTTGACCAGGCCCGCCACTGGGTCGGTGCCGCGCGTTGCGGGAGCTGTTTCGAGCTGCGCGGTTCGGCCGGGCCGGCTCTGCCATGCACCGCACCCGACCCGCTTACGGGCAGCGACGCGGGGCCTGTCCATCGGCAAAGTGTTCGGCCGCAACGGCTTCTCCGTCGCACTCGTGTCGCGGACCCAGGACAGACTCGACCGCCTCGCCACCGAACTGAACGAGGCAGGCATCGACGCCGCCGGGTTCGCCGCCGACGTCATGGACCGGCAATCCCTGGCCGCCGCGTTCACCCGCATCAACGACCGCTTCGGTAGCGTGGACGTGCTGGAGTACTCGCCTGCCCCGCACGACCCGGTGCCTGGCATCACCATGGCCGGCCCGCTGGAAGCCACCGTCGACAACCTCCAACCCCAGCTGGACTACTACCTCTACGGCGGCATCACCGCGGCGCAACAGGTACTTCCCGACATGCTCAAACGCGACTCGGGCACGCTGCTGTACACCACCGGCGGGTCCTCGATGGACCCTCTCGCCGCGCCACCCGAGTTCGCCACCGTCGCCGTCGCCACCGCCGCCCTGCGCGCCTGGGTGCTGAAACTGCACCAGGCAACCGCCGGCACCGGCGTATACGCCGCACACGTGCCGCTGTTCGTCTGGATCGGAACAGGCGGCCCGGAAACCCAGGCCGACACCATCGCCCAGCGCTACTGGGACATCTACACCAAGCGCGACGGCGCCGAACACTCCTACGCCGCCCCGTGACGCATCCATACATCGGGGCGTGAGCCGCCTACGCAGCTCAGACGCCACCGACTCGATTCGTCGACGCCGTCGCCGCTCACGGCCCCGCCCGCGGCAGCGGCGCCAGGACCGCCGCTGAGGAGCAGCCAACCCCGTACCATCGGGCGGCTGCTCCTCAATATTCCGAACATCGAGCGAAGCGAGGAGTCATGCCCCAGGCATACCTGCCGCGGCTCGGCTCACCGACGACCGAGGCCCTCGCGATGCTGCTGAGCTGGGTTGCCAACCGGCCCGACGCGGCCGGCCAGGATGTCCCCGCCACAGCGTCGGAGTCCGGCGGGGAAACGAGATCGGCAACCGCCTGAGCGTCCTTGTAGTAGACGCCGGTATGGCGGCTGCGACTGCCATAGATGCTCTAATCGTCAGTTGCTGATGGCCGGCGCGGCGTTGTGGAACCGGTCGTCGGTGAGCTGGGCAGCGGTGAAGGCGGCGATGTCGGCGCGGGTCACAGCCATGCCGATCTTGTCGGTGCCGTAGAACCCGTAGCGGTTGACGCCGCGTGCCGGGCCGTCCTTTGGTGGCCTCAGACAGGATCAACGCGAGGCCACCGAGCAACTCGGCCACGCCGATGAGCCGCACCGTCCCGGCGGAGAAGTCCTCCACCCGGGGAGCTTGGGCGTGAGCTTCTCCCTCGGCTGCGAGCCGCCGTCGAACACGTGGGTCAGGCGGGTGGACATGAGACTCACCTCGTCGAAGACGTCCACGGCCCAGCGCACCGCGTGGTCCGAACTCCCGTCGCGGGTCACCACGGAGAAGACGGTAGGGCTGCTCTCCGTGCGAGCCAGTCGTCACCTGGCGGGAAAGGACCTTGGCGCGGCCGTGACTGAGCTTCCGCCCGGGACCGGACACCAGGGCTTCTCACGCTGCGGGGGAGTGGTCGTGACGATGATGCAGCGTCACCGATGTGTTACGAGCCGATGTAGTACGGCCTCTTGACAGGCGGCTTCTGGTCGCGCAACCATGACCGCGCGGTCATGACCGCGCGGTCACATAGGCTGACCTCGGGATTCGGCGGTCTCTAAGGAGATATCCATGGTGCAACTGGTGGGAGGGGACGAAAGTCACCCAGCGCCACGCAGTGCGGATGTGGCCCGCGTGGCGGGGGTCTCCCGAAAAACGGTGTCTAGGGTCTTCAACGGCGAGCCGTACGTGTCAGCCGAGGTGCGCCGGCGCGTGCTCGACGCGGCTGAGCAGCTTGGTTACCGGCTGAACAACGCGGCCCGTGCGCTCGCCTCCGGACGGACTCGTTCCATCGGTGTGGTGACGCTCGGGACGGCCGGGTATGGTCCTGCCTCGCTGCTCGTGGGCGTTGAGCGAGCCGTCCGGGATACGGGTTATGCGCTGCGTGTGGTCAGCACTGTGGAAGGCGACCCGGCGGGTGTCGCCGGCGCCGTGGAGTCGCTGCTAGGGCAGGGCGTGGACGGCATCGTGATCTCCGAGCCGGTCGATGACGGAGAAGTCTCTGTCCGCGTCGACGTGCCGGTCCTCTTCCTCGGTGCGCCGCCGGCTTTCGCCGGCCGCCGGACGTTGACCGCAGGGGTCGGCTCTGACCTGTTGGCGCGTGCGGCCACTGAGCATCTCCTGGATCTGGGACATGCCACGGTCCATCACCTCGCCGGTCCGCGGCGGTGGTATGCCGCCAGAGATCGTCTTCAGGGATGGCGGGCGGTGTTGGCAGCTCGCGGCCGGAGCGCGCCTGCTGCCATTGAGGGGGACTGGTCGGCCGCCTCCGGGTATGCGGCAGGCCGCGGGCTGGCTTACGACAGCGACGTGACCGCCGTGTTCGCCGCGGGCGACGACATGGCCATCGGGCTGATCCGCGCGCTCACCGAAGCCGGCCGGCACGTGCCGGACGATGTCAGCGTCGTCGGTTTCGACGACATGCCGGTCGCCGCCTATGTAACTCCTCCTTTGACCACGGTGCGTCAGCCGTTCGACGCCGCGGCGAAGGAGGGACTCAAGCTCCTTGTGCATGCCATCGAGAAACCGGAAGTAGATCTTCCACCGGCACCTGACCCACCGGTCGAGCTCGTAGTCCGTGCCTCGACAGCGCCCCCGCCGTCCCGGACGACCCCGGGGACGTGGGCGTCGTGCGACCCCTCTCCGCGTGGTGGCCTTCACGGTCCCTCGATCTCGGACGGAGGGCTGCCCGCCCAACGCTGATCAGCGCCGATCGCCACCTGAGATCGGCCGCGGTTAGGCGCGCGATCCCCAAGCGCGTTGCCGCACTGACCTCTGCTTCGCCTTGTGTCCCCACCCCCAACGCATTCGCTTCCTCCACACCTGGCGTACACGCGTCGCCCGGTGTGTCGATCACCCCCACCGATGTGACAGGAGTCCACCATGCCCGAATCCTTCGCCAACCCGTTCCCGGTGAGCCGCCGAACGCTTCTCACCACGGCGGGAGCGGTGTCGCTGACCGCAGCGCTGGCCGCGTGCGGCGACAGCGGCGACACCGGCGACACGTCGCCGGCCGCCGCGCCGGTCAGCCAGGCAGACATCGACAAGGCGATGTCCACCCCCACCGAGCTGACGTTCTGGACCTGGGTCCCGGACATCGACCAGGAGGTCGCGCTCTTCCAGAAGAAGTACCCCGCCATCAAGGTCAACGTCGTCAACGCCGGCCAGGGCGTGCAGCACTACACGAAGCTGCGTACGGCGCTGCAGGCCGGCACCGGCGCTCCGGACGTGGTGCAGATCGAGTTCCAGGCCATCCCGACATTCACGATCACCGACAGCCTGCTGGACCTGCGGCCCTACGGCGCGTCGGCGCTGAAGGACATGTTCGTCGAGTCGACGTGGGCGCAGGTCAGCGGCAGCAACGGCGAGGTGTGGGCGATCCCGCAGGACACCGGCCCGATGGGGATGCTGTACCGGCAGGACATCTTCGACCGGTACGGCATCGAGGTGCCGAAGACCTGGGACGAGTTCGCCGCCGCGGCGCGCAAGCTGCACACCGCGGCCCCGGACATCTACCTGACCAACCTCGCCTCGAACGAGGCCGCGGCATGGCACGGCCTGCTCTGGCAGGCCGGCGCCAAGCCGTACGCGACCGTCAACAAGAGCGACATCTCCATCAACGTCAACGACGCGACCTCCAAGAAGCTCGCCGCCTACTGGGGCGGACTCGCGAAGGAGGGCGTCATCGGCGTCGAACCCGACTTCACCGACCCGTGGTTCTCCGCGCTCAACAGGGGCAAGTACGCCACCTGGCTCACCGCGGCCTGGGGGCCGAGCTTCCTTGCCGGTGCGGCCAAGTCGACCGCGGGCAAGTGGCGGGCCGCTCCGCTGCCGCAGTGGGACGCGTCCACGACGAGCTCGGGCAACTGGGGCGGCTCCACGAGCGCGGTCACCAAGACGACGAAGAACCCGATCGCCGCGGCGCAGTTCGCGCAGTTCCTCAACACCGACCCCGAGAGCTCGAAGCTGTTCACCACCCTGCAGTTCTTCTTCCCGGCGACGAAGGCGCTGCTCGCGGACCCCGGCTTCGCCAGCCAGGCTCCTGCCTTCTACGGCGGCCAGCAGGTCAACACGGTGTTCGCCGGCATCGGCACCACGATCAGCCCCTCGTTCCAGTGGCCGCCGTTCCTCGACCGGGCGGTGACGGACTGGACCGAGACGGTCGGCAAGTCCCTCGCCGGCAAGGCGGACACCGTCGTCGCGCTCGACGAGTGGCAGACGCGGCTCACCACGTACGCCAAGAGCCAGGGCTTCACCGTCAAGGGCCAGTGACGACCGGCGGGTCCCGCGCTCCGCGAGGGCGCGGGGCCCGCGCCGGTACACCCCTACCGCAGAAGGGCCTGGCATGACCGCCACCACCGCAGCCCCGTACGAGGTCTCGCAGCGAGCACGGTCGACACGTCGCCGACCGGTGCGACACCGCGCGGCAGGGCCGCTGTTCGTCGCCCCGTTTCTCGTGCTCTTCGTCCTGCTCTTCCTCGCTCCGCTCGCCTACGCCGCCTACCTCAGCCTGTTCCAGCATCGGCTCATCGGCGGGACGACGTTCGTCGGCCTGGACAACTACGTCACCGCCGTGTCGGACCCACTGCTGATCCGAGGTGTACTGCGGGTCGCGACGTTCCTGGTGATCCAAGTGCCCGTGATGCTGCTGCTGGCACTGCTCTTCGCGCTCGCGCTCGACAGCGGCCTGCTGCGGCTCGCGCGCGTCGTGCGGCTGGGCATCTTCGTCCCGTACGCCGTCCCGAGCGTGGTCGCCGCGCTCATGTGGGGCTACCTCTACGGGCCGGACTACGGCCCGTTCGCTCAGCTGAGCAAGGCGTTCGGCCTGGCAATGCCGCGGTTCCTTACCGACGGGTGGATGCTCGGCAGCCTGGCGAACATCGTCACGTGGGAGTGGGTCGGCTACAACATGATCATCCTGTATGTCGCCCTGCGGGCCATTCCGCACGATCTCTACGAGGCGGCCGCGATGGACGGGGCCGGCGCCTGGCGGATCGCCTGGTCCGTCAAGCTTCCCGCGCTTCGGCCGGCGCTCCTGCTCACCATGGTGTTCTCGGTGATCGGCAGCTTCCAACTGTTCAACGAGCCGAACCTGCTGCAGCGCATCGCCCCGGACGTGATCGACAGCGCCTACACCGCGAACCTCTACGCCTACTCCCTCGCCTTCACCAGCCAGCAGGTCAACTACGCGGCCGCGGTCTCCTTCCTCCTAGGGATAGTCATCGTGATCGTGTCCTACGCCCTGCTGCTGACCGCGAACCGCAGGAGGTCCTCATGACCACCGCCACCATGACGAGCCGCGGCACCGCGACGGCCGACCGGGCACCGCGGCCCGCGGGCCGGCGCCGGTCGGCGGTGAACCGGCGCAGCATCCCGCTGACCATCGCCATGCTGGCCGCTCTGGCCTACTTCCTGCTGCCGCTGTTCTGGCTGCTGGTCGCCTCGACCAAGAGCACCCAGGACCTGTTCACGACGTTCGGACTGTGGCTATCGGACAGCCCGCAGCTGCTGACGAACATCTGGGCGACCCTGACCCACGACGACGGCGTCTTCGTACGCTGGCTGGTGAACACCCTCATCTACGCCGTCGCCAGTTCGCTGGGTGCCGCGCTGCTGGCCGCCGCCGCCGGTTACGGGTTCGCCAAGTTCCGGTTCCGCGGCGACCGTGCCGCCTTCAACCTGGTGCTCGGCGCCGTCATGGTGCCGACCACCGCCCTGGCGATCCCGACGTACCTGCTCTTCGCGAAGGTGGAACTGGTCAACACCCCCTGGGCCATCATCCTGCCCTCGCTCGTCAGCCCCTTCGGCCTGTACCTCATGCGCATCTACGCGCAGGACGCCGTCCCGGACAGCGTCATCGAGGCAGCCCGCATCGACGGGGCCGGGGAGCTCCAGATCTTCTTCCGGATCGCCATGCGGCTGCTGGCACCGGGGCTGGTCACCGTCGTGCTCTTCACGCTCGTCGCGACCTGGAACAACTACTTCCTGCCCCTCATCATGCTCAACGACCCGCGCCTGTACCCCATCACGGTCGGGCTTGCCTCCTGGGCGTCCCAGGCCGTCGGCGGCGGATCCGGTGCCAACAGCGACATGCTCGCGCTCGTCGTGACCGGGTCCATGCTCTCGATCGTCCCGCTCGTCGTGGCTTTCCTACTGCTGCAGCGCTACTGGCAGAGCGGCCTGGCCACCGGCGGCGTCAAACAGTGACAGGCCGACGGCACGCGCAACCCTCACCACAAACGCGCTCCGCGTCTACAGAAAGTGATACACAGTGGAACCTGCCGGAAGTGGCCCGATGACCACCGTGCTCCGCGTGCCGGGCATCGCCTACGGCGGCGACTACAACCCCGAGCAGTGGCCCGAGGATGTCTGGATCGAAGACATGCGCCTGATGCGCGAGGCCGGGGTGACCATGGTCAGTGTCGGCGTCTTCTCGTGGGCGCTGCTGGAGCCCGCCGAGGGCCGGTACGACTTTTCGCGCATGGACCGGATCCTCGATCTGTTGCACGACAACGGCATCGCGGCCGACCTGGCCACCCCCACGGCCGCGCCGCCCGCCTGGTTTTTCCGCGCCTACCCCGAGGCCCTGCCGGTCGACCGGGACGGACGTACCCTGTGGCCAGGCAGCCGCCAGACGTTCTGCCCCAGCAACCCCGCCTACCGGTCAGCAGCCCTACGCATCGCCGGAGCGCTCGGCGAACGGTACGCCGACCACCCTGCCCTCGCCATGTGGCACGTGCACAACGAATACGGCTGCCACAACGCCGCCTGCTACTGCGACACCAGCGCCGCCGCCTTCCGCACCTGGCTGCGCACCCGCTACGACGACGACCTGCGCACCCTCAACCAGGCATGGGGGCCACCGTTTGGAGCCAGTGGTACTACTCGTGGGAGGAGATCCTGCCGCCCCGCGCCACGGGCGCCGACCCCAATCCCATGCACCGCTTGGACTGGCGGCGCTTCTGCTCCGACGAACTGCTCTCGCTGTACACCGCCGAACGCGACGTGCTGCGCCGCATCGCCCCGGACATTCCCGCCACCACCAACTTCATGGTCGTGCGCAACTTCGACGCCCTCGACTATTGGCGCTGGGCTCCCGGAGTGGACGTCGTCTCCAACGACCACTACCTGATGTCCGACGACCCGGAGCCCGAAGTCGACATCGCCCTCAGCGGCGACCTGGTGCGCTCGCTAGGCGGCGGCCGGCCCTGGCTGGTCATGGAGCACTCCACCGGTGCGGTCAACTGGCAACACGTCAACCGTGCCAAGCGGCCGGGGGAGATGCACCGCAACGCGCTGGCCCACGTCGCCCACGGCGCCGACGGTATCGCCTTCTTTCAATGGCGAGCGGCAACAAACGGCGCCGAGCAATGGCACTCGGCAATGCTTCCCCACGCGGGCACCGACAGCCGCATCTGGGACGACGTCGTCCGCCTCGGCGCGGACCTGAAGGCACTCGCGGAGGTACGGGGCAGCGAGAGCGCCGCGCGGGTCGCCATCGTCTGGGACTGGGACGCCCGCTGGGCCCTCGAACTGCCCTCCCAGCCCAGCGGCGAACTGCGCTACCAGGACCTGGTGCGGGACTGGTACGCGCCGCTGTGGCGAGCGGGCGTCGCCGTTGACTTCGTCAGCCCCGGCAGCCCCAACCTCGACCGCTACCGACTGGTGCTCGTCCCCAGCCTTTACCTGGTCGACGACGCTGGCGCGGCGAACCTCACGAACTTCGCCGAGCGCGGCGGCACCCTGGTTGTCGGCTTCCACAGCGGCGCCGTCGACGAAAACTGCCACATCCGCCTGGGCGGTTACCCGGGCGCCTTCCGGGACGTCCTCGGTGTGCGCACCGACGAGTTGTTTCCCTTGCTGCCTGGCGAAAGAGTCGGCCTCACCGGCGACGTGCCGGCGGGGGCGACGGCTGGTCTGTGGTCGGAGCGGCTCCGGCTCGCCGGCGCTGAAGCCGTCGCCACGTACGCCGACGGTCCGGTGGCCGGCATCCCAGCCGTTACCCGCCGCACTCGCGGCAGCGGAGCTGCCTGGTACCTGGCGACCCACCCCGACTCCACCACACTGGCGGCCGTGCTCGACCGCATCCGACGGGAGGCGGGCGTACAGCCGGAGCGTGCGGCGCCGGCCGGGATCGAGGTGGTCCGGCGTTGCGGTGCGGACGCGGACTATCTGTTCCTGATCGACCACGCTGGAGTCGGCGCCGAGGTCACCGCTGATGGCGTCGAACTCCTCACTGGCAAGACGGTCTGCGGCTCCGTCACCGTCCCTGCTGGAGGCGTCGCGGTCGTCCGAGAGCCGCACCGACCGGCACCCAGAAACTGGCGAGGCTGATCAACATGGCGTACGTGGCAAGCCCGAAACGATACGACGACATGGTCTACCGGCGCAGCGGCCGCAGCGGGTTGAAGCTGCCCGCGATCTCCCTGGGACTGTGGCACAACTTCGGCCACGACCGCCCCGCCGAGCGCCAGCGCGAGATCGTGCGGCGCGCGTTCGACCTCGGCGTGACCCACTTCGACCTGGCCAACAACTACGGCCCGCCGTATGGCGCGGCTGAGGAGAACTTCGGCCGGATACTGGCCGCGGACCTGAAGCCGTACCGCGACGAGCTGGTCATCGCGACGAAGGCCGGCTACGACATGTGGCCCGGCCCGTACGGTGACTGGGGTTCGCGCAAATACCTGACCGCGTCGCTGGACCAGTCGCTGCGGCGGATGGGCCTGGACTACGTCGACGTCTTCTACTCGCACCGCTTCGACCCGGACACGCCGATCGAGGAGACGATGGGCGCGCTGGACGCGGCCGTGCGCGCGGGCAAGGCGCTGTACGCCGGCATCTCGTCGTACACGTCGGCGCAGACGCGCCGGGCCGCGGCGATCCTGAGGGACCTGGGCACGCCGCTGCTGATCCACCAGCCGTCGTACTCGATGTTCAATCGCTGGACCGAACGCGACCAGCTGCTGGACACGCTGGCCGACGTCGGCGCGGGCTGCATCGCGTTCTCGCCGCTGGCGCAGGGCCTGCTCACCGACCGCTACCTCAACGGGGTGCCGGACGACTCGCGCATGCGCAGCAGCCGGTTCCTCGACGAGGACGCGCTGACCCTGGGCAAGCGGGTGAAGGTCGAGGGGCTCAACGCGATCGCCAAGCGGCGCGGGCAGTCGCTGGCGCAGCTGGCGCTGGCCTGGGCGCTGCGCGACGAGCGGATGACCAGCGTCGTGATCGGGGCGTCGAGCGTGGCGCAGCTGGAGGGCAACGTGGTCGCGCTGGGCGACCTGCACTTCACGGCCGAGGAACTCGCCGAGATCGACCAGTTCGCGACCGAGGGCTAGTTGTCGAGGAGGTGTTTGATGATCGCGGCGGTGACCTCGGTGGTGGACGCGGTGCCACCGATGTCGCGGCTGTGGGTGCCGTTGGCGGTGGTGGTTTCGATGGCGCGGTGAATGGCTTTCGCCTCGTCGTTGAGTCCGAAGTGTTCGAACATGGAGGGGAAGCGTCGCTCGGGGTTGAGGTTGGCGCTGGCGGCGATGCCGAGGCTGCCGGCGAGAGCGCTGCCAGGGTCGGAGAGATGTCGGCGTTGAGTTGGATGCGACGACAACCGAGAGGTCCTCGGGGTGGAGCACGAACTTCGCCGGCCATGGCGTCGACGAGGACGCTCTCGCTTTCCACGTCGGGGTGGTCGGCGGCGACCCGGCCGCGACCAACACCAGGACAGCGGCGAGCGCGGCCGCGCGTCGGCGACCGGAATATGTGTGGATCATTCGGTGGCCTCCGCCAAGGTCTGCAGCGCCCGCACCACCGCGGCGCGCTCATCTTCAGGGACACGTTCAAGCAGGGCGGTCAGCCGCTGCTGGCGGGCCTCGGCCAGCCGGCCGGCAGCGGATGCGCCGGCCTCGGTCAACTCCAGCAGCACCCCGCGGCCGTCCTCGACCGCCGCCTGTCGGCTGATCCAGCCGCGCCCGACAAGGTTGGTGACCAGGCGGGAGACGGTGCTTTTCTCCAGGCGCAGCCGCCGGGCCAGCTCCACCTGGCGCAGCCGGCCATCCCGGGCGACCTCGGTCAGCGCGTGCGCCTCCGAGACCGGCAGTGGCTGCCCACATGGCGTCCGGTCCGGCTGGTGCAGACCGAAGCCGCGCACGAAACGCATCAGCGCGTCTTGCGCTACCGCGACATCGGCGGTCTCATCCGGGTCGGCCATGGTTCGACCGCACAACCAACTGGTTCGACTGTACAACCATCGTGATGTCGGTCACGACCTATTGCCATGAGTTTGCAACAGCGACAGTCTGTGATCATGACGACGCCCCAGACCGGCAGTCCCGTCCGCCAAGCCCTGTTCCTACACGCGCCGATCCGCCGGCAGCCGCACCTGGTGCTGCGTCAGATGCTCGACTACGTCGACCCGGACACGCCGCCGGACGGACCTGACGGGCCTGTGGCGCAGTTGGAGCGCAGCCTGGCCACCCTGCTCGGCAAACCAGCGGCGCTGTTCTTTCCCACCGGCACGATGGCCCAGCAGACCGCGCTGCGTATCCACGCCGACCGGCGCGGCCGCCCGGCGTTCGCCGCCCACCCCCAGTCCCATCTGCAGGCGTGGGAGAAACAGGGCTACGCCGCCGTACACGGGTTGCGGTTCCACCCCGCCGGCGACCGGCACCGGCTGATGACCGGCGACGACCTGGCCGCGATCGGCGAGCCGCTCGGCGCCGTGGTCTGGGAACTGCCGCAACGCGACATCGGTGGCCTACTACCCGCCTGGGACGACTTGACCGCCCAGGTGAGCGCCGTCCGCGCCACCGGCGCCGCCACCCACCTGGACGGCGCCCGCCTGTGGGAGGCACAACCGTTCTACCAACGGCCACTGGCCGAGATCGCCGCGCTGTTCGACACCGCCTACGTGTCGCTCTACAAAGGACTACAGGGCATCCGCGGCGCCGTCCTCGCCGCAGACGAGACCACCATCCGCGAGGCAGCCGTCTGGCGCACCCGGCTCGGCGGAAACATCCACGACGCCTGGCCGCTGGCGTTGGCGGCACTGGTAGGGCTCGACACCCTCGCGGCACGGACGGTCGCCTACCACGCCCACACCATCGCACTGGTTCAAGCGATCAACACCGATGGCGCCGCCCTGGCCTGGCCGGACCCACCCCAAACGCCGATCTTCCACGTCCACCTGCCGGCAGCACCAGCCGCCGTCGAAAACGCCGCCACCGCCATGCTCACCGACCGAGGCATCCAGATGTTCGGCCGGACTCGCTCGGCACCCGACCCCACCCGCTGCAGCTTCGAGATCAGCGTCGGCGACAACGCCATGGCGTTCACACCCACCCAGGTCGTCGACCTCATCCGCGAACTGCTCCACCGGGCCGCGGCAAGCTAACGGTAGCCAAGAAACACCCACTAGAGGGTTCTCGCCGCCAGGCTGATCCTTCAGAACCGCGAAGCTACGCCGGTGGCCGCCCTCCCAACCGGTCTTCTGGATGTGCGCGTAACCCGATCGGGTCCGGACTTGTATCCGGTACCCAGGTACAGGTTTACCGTCGAACCAGACGGCGCCGAACCGGCGCCAGGAGCCGCCCTCGGGGGTATGCGATGGATGTCCAGGTGCCCGACGCGTGCACGTTGCCGACCGCGGAGCAGCCGCTACGGCTGGCCGAGTTCGACGAGCTGTTCGCCACCGCGGTACGCCGGGTGGAACCGATCGCCGCCGATCACGTGCGGATGTCGCTGACCGGCCCCACGGGGCTCGCGGAGAAGGTGCGGGACCTGACCGCGCGAGAGAGCGAGTGCTGCTC
Coding sequences within:
- a CDS encoding winged helix-turn-helix transcriptional regulator, with product MRNAIMRQHGDLYKKAHSCPYRKGMCAMDAAAVPATAMPVGPCARIPAEHSGFIREILDRVGDKWTLLVIATLQRGVRRYSDLQQTVPGISQRMLTLTLRQLVHDGLVTRTAYAEVPPRVEYALTPLGISLLDIVGSVIDWASAHHDQIRENRTRFGHGHGPTKPAPTG
- a CDS encoding SDR family NAD(P)-dependent oxidoreductase; the encoded protein is MPRVAGAVSSCAVRPGRLCHAPHPTRLRAATRGLSIGKVFGRNGFSVALVSRTQDRLDRLATELNEAGIDAAGFAADVMDRQSLAAAFTRINDRFGSVDVLEYSPAPHDPVPGITMAGPLEATVDNLQPQLDYYLYGGITAAQQVLPDMLKRDSGTLLYTTGGSSMDPLAAPPEFATVAVATAALRAWVLKLHQATAGTGVYAAHVPLFVWIGTGGPETQADTIAQRYWDIYTKRDGAEHSYAAP
- a CDS encoding LacI family DNA-binding transcriptional regulator yields the protein MVQLVGGDESHPAPRSADVARVAGVSRKTVSRVFNGEPYVSAEVRRRVLDAAEQLGYRLNNAARALASGRTRSIGVVTLGTAGYGPASLLVGVERAVRDTGYALRVVSTVEGDPAGVAGAVESLLGQGVDGIVISEPVDDGEVSVRVDVPVLFLGAPPAFAGRRTLTAGVGSDLLARAATEHLLDLGHATVHHLAGPRRWYAARDRLQGWRAVLAARGRSAPAAIEGDWSAASGYAAGRGLAYDSDVTAVFAAGDDMAIGLIRALTEAGRHVPDDVSVVGFDDMPVAAYVTPPLTTVRQPFDAAAKEGLKLLVHAIEKPEVDLPPAPDPPVELVVRASTAPPPSRTTPGTWASCDPSPRGGLHGPSISDGGLPAQR
- a CDS encoding ABC transporter substrate-binding protein → MPESFANPFPVSRRTLLTTAGAVSLTAALAACGDSGDTGDTSPAAAPVSQADIDKAMSTPTELTFWTWVPDIDQEVALFQKKYPAIKVNVVNAGQGVQHYTKLRTALQAGTGAPDVVQIEFQAIPTFTITDSLLDLRPYGASALKDMFVESTWAQVSGSNGEVWAIPQDTGPMGMLYRQDIFDRYGIEVPKTWDEFAAAARKLHTAAPDIYLTNLASNEAAAWHGLLWQAGAKPYATVNKSDISINVNDATSKKLAAYWGGLAKEGVIGVEPDFTDPWFSALNRGKYATWLTAAWGPSFLAGAAKSTAGKWRAAPLPQWDASTTSSGNWGGSTSAVTKTTKNPIAAAQFAQFLNTDPESSKLFTTLQFFFPATKALLADPGFASQAPAFYGGQQVNTVFAGIGTTISPSFQWPPFLDRAVTDWTETVGKSLAGKADTVVALDEWQTRLTTYAKSQGFTVKGQ
- a CDS encoding carbohydrate ABC transporter permease, whose protein sequence is MTATTAAPYEVSQRARSTRRRPVRHRAAGPLFVAPFLVLFVLLFLAPLAYAAYLSLFQHRLIGGTTFVGLDNYVTAVSDPLLIRGVLRVATFLVIQVPVMLLLALLFALALDSGLLRLARVVRLGIFVPYAVPSVVAALMWGYLYGPDYGPFAQLSKAFGLAMPRFLTDGWMLGSLANIVTWEWVGYNMIILYVALRAIPHDLYEAAAMDGAGAWRIAWSVKLPALRPALLLTMVFSVIGSFQLFNEPNLLQRIAPDVIDSAYTANLYAYSLAFTSQQVNYAAAVSFLLGIVIVIVSYALLLTANRRRSS
- a CDS encoding carbohydrate ABC transporter permease; amino-acid sequence: MTTATMTSRGTATADRAPRPAGRRRSAVNRRSIPLTIAMLAALAYFLLPLFWLLVASTKSTQDLFTTFGLWLSDSPQLLTNIWATLTHDDGVFVRWLVNTLIYAVASSLGAALLAAAAGYGFAKFRFRGDRAAFNLVLGAVMVPTTALAIPTYLLFAKVELVNTPWAIILPSLVSPFGLYLMRIYAQDAVPDSVIEAARIDGAGELQIFFRIAMRLLAPGLVTVVLFTLVATWNNYFLPLIMLNDPRLYPITVGLASWASQAVGGGSGANSDMLALVVTGSMLSIVPLVVAFLLLQRYWQSGLATGGVKQ
- a CDS encoding beta-galactosidase; amino-acid sequence: MLPHAGTDSRIWDDVVRLGADLKALAEVRGSESAARVAIVWDWDARWALELPSQPSGELRYQDLVRDWYAPLWRAGVAVDFVSPGSPNLDRYRLVLVPSLYLVDDAGAANLTNFAERGGTLVVGFHSGAVDENCHIRLGGYPGAFRDVLGVRTDELFPLLPGERVGLTGDVPAGATAGLWSERLRLAGAEAVATYADGPVAGIPAVTRRTRGSGAAWYLATHPDSTTLAAVLDRIRREAGVQPERAAPAGIEVVRRCGADADYLFLIDHAGVGAEVTADGVELLTGKTVCGSVTVPAGGVAVVREPHRPAPRNWRG